Proteins encoded in a region of the Streptomyces sp. NBC_01298 genome:
- a CDS encoding DNRLRE domain-containing protein: MRRSRGLATALTLALAGTCTVTGLGFTEEAAAVTPPVAFTADELPTWQANGVVWALAEAGDQVFVGGTFSAVRPPEGAAGTEQEAVNFATLDAATGAPTSCKLSFTVGSGTATVRALVLSPDKTTLYAGGYFGAVNGTAVSSIAAVDVATCTVKTGFRPAFAATVRALAVSGDTVYAGGDFLTVAGQPRERFAAVDAADGTLKPFTANADEPGRAVELTPDGEHVLLGGDFFTVGGTNSHALAVVDATSGAVTKAYPGFIETNSVVKDIATDGTGFYTGNEGTGGGVFDGRIALNLNDFGQRWRDTCLGATQAVLPYQDVLYSASHAHDCSSVGEFPDGQRHHLLAQPTAATGKLGWAPDTNDGIGEGIGPRVMAVGAKSGVQYLWVGGEFTTVNGAAQQSLTRFASTGDTGAPSVPVASAVSFKPGEVQVRWRTSLDLDDSALTYKVYRGGSATPIATVAADSLFFRRPQASWTDTTVTAGQSYSYRVTATDAAGNASALSATASVTVPNSADAYPSAVRADGAQLFWRYDESALPFVADSSDGNQSGVHLNAPALRQTPGAVSGASTAIGFNGTDTQVYGDRRQNVGSTYSIETWFKTNTTTGGKLVGFGNNQSRGSSQYDKHIYMTNDGRLVYGVYSGGTHTVTTAAAYNDNQWHHVVATQGLGGMTLYVDGVQKGTLGFTAHENFAGYWHAGGDSLGGWPDRPVSEYWAGKLDETAVYPTVLSAAQVQNHHALATAPADSVVEVQAAEDTYANAGAPGTNYGTSGSLAVRGSSFYASYLRFNLPAAPAGTVLKSATLSVKTSTMSGAGTTDTVSVLPVTGSWTEAGTTYANRPALGSPALGGFAGVAEGSAVQTTGLDEAAVAGGLGGAYSLALSSAGTDALWLWSSEAAANEGSPKLTLTFGAP, translated from the coding sequence ATGCGTAGATCCAGAGGGCTGGCAACCGCTCTCACCCTGGCCCTGGCCGGCACTTGCACGGTCACGGGCCTCGGCTTCACCGAAGAGGCCGCGGCCGTCACCCCGCCGGTGGCCTTCACCGCCGACGAACTGCCCACCTGGCAGGCCAACGGTGTCGTCTGGGCCCTCGCCGAGGCCGGCGACCAGGTCTTCGTCGGCGGCACCTTCTCCGCGGTGCGTCCGCCGGAAGGCGCCGCCGGAACCGAGCAGGAGGCGGTGAACTTCGCGACGCTCGACGCCGCGACGGGCGCCCCGACCTCCTGCAAGCTGTCGTTCACCGTCGGCTCCGGCACCGCCACGGTCCGCGCGCTGGTCCTCTCGCCGGACAAGACGACCCTGTACGCCGGCGGCTACTTCGGCGCGGTCAACGGGACCGCGGTCTCCAGCATCGCCGCCGTCGACGTGGCGACCTGCACCGTGAAGACCGGCTTCCGGCCCGCCTTCGCGGCCACCGTCCGGGCCCTCGCCGTCAGCGGCGACACCGTGTACGCGGGCGGCGACTTCCTCACCGTCGCTGGCCAGCCCCGCGAGCGGTTCGCCGCCGTCGACGCGGCCGACGGCACGCTGAAGCCCTTCACCGCGAACGCCGACGAGCCGGGCCGGGCCGTCGAGCTCACCCCGGACGGCGAACACGTGCTCCTGGGCGGTGACTTCTTCACCGTGGGCGGTACGAACAGCCACGCCCTCGCCGTCGTCGACGCGACGAGCGGAGCCGTCACCAAGGCCTACCCGGGCTTCATCGAGACCAACTCGGTGGTCAAGGACATCGCCACCGACGGGACCGGTTTCTACACCGGCAACGAGGGGACGGGCGGAGGCGTCTTCGACGGCCGGATCGCCCTGAACCTGAACGACTTCGGCCAGCGCTGGCGCGACACCTGCCTCGGGGCGACCCAGGCCGTGCTCCCGTACCAGGACGTGCTCTACAGCGCCTCGCACGCGCACGACTGCTCCAGCGTCGGCGAGTTCCCGGACGGCCAGCGCCACCACCTGCTCGCGCAGCCGACCGCCGCGACCGGCAAGCTGGGCTGGGCCCCCGACACCAACGACGGCATCGGCGAGGGCATCGGCCCGCGCGTGATGGCGGTCGGCGCCAAGAGCGGCGTCCAGTACCTCTGGGTCGGCGGCGAGTTCACCACCGTCAACGGCGCGGCGCAGCAGAGCCTGACGCGCTTCGCCTCCACCGGGGACACGGGCGCGCCCAGCGTCCCGGTGGCCAGCGCCGTCAGCTTCAAGCCCGGTGAGGTCCAGGTGCGCTGGCGCACCAGCCTCGACCTGGACGACAGCGCGCTCACGTACAAGGTCTACCGGGGCGGTTCGGCCACGCCGATCGCCACGGTCGCGGCGGACTCGCTGTTCTTCCGCCGCCCGCAGGCCTCCTGGACCGACACCACCGTCACGGCGGGGCAGTCCTACAGCTACCGGGTGACCGCCACCGACGCGGCCGGCAACGCCAGCGCCCTGTCGGCGACGGCGAGCGTGACGGTCCCGAACTCGGCCGACGCGTACCCCAGCGCGGTCCGCGCGGACGGCGCCCAGCTGTTCTGGCGCTACGACGAGTCGGCCCTGCCCTTCGTGGCGGACTCCTCGGACGGCAACCAGAGCGGTGTGCACCTGAACGCCCCCGCCCTGCGCCAGACGCCCGGTGCGGTCTCGGGCGCGAGCACGGCCATCGGCTTCAACGGTACGGACACCCAGGTGTACGGGGACCGGCGGCAGAACGTCGGCTCCACCTACAGCATCGAGACCTGGTTCAAGACGAACACCACCACCGGCGGCAAGCTCGTCGGGTTCGGCAACAACCAGTCCCGCGGCAGCAGTCAGTACGACAAGCACATCTACATGACCAATGACGGCCGGCTCGTCTACGGCGTCTACAGCGGCGGGACCCACACCGTCACGACCGCCGCCGCGTACAACGACAACCAGTGGCACCACGTCGTCGCGACCCAGGGCCTGGGCGGCATGACCCTGTACGTGGACGGAGTCCAGAAGGGCACGCTGGGCTTCACCGCGCACGAGAACTTCGCCGGCTACTGGCACGCCGGCGGCGACAGCCTCGGCGGCTGGCCGGACCGTCCGGTCAGCGAGTACTGGGCGGGCAAGCTGGACGAGACCGCCGTCTACCCGACGGTCCTGAGCGCGGCCCAGGTCCAGAACCACCACGCCCTGGCCACCGCCCCGGCCGACTCGGTCGTCGAGGTCCAGGCCGCCGAGGACACCTACGCCAACGCGGGCGCCCCGGGCACCAACTACGGGACGTCCGGCTCGCTCGCGGTCCGCGGAAGCTCGTTCTACGCGAGCTACCTGCGGTTCAACCTGCCGGCCGCGCCCGCCGGCACGGTGCTCAAGTCGGCCACGCTGAGCGTGAAGACCAGCACGATGAGCGGCGCCGGTACGACGGACACGGTCTCCGTGCTCCCGGTCACCGGCTCCTGGACGGAGGCCGGGACCACGTACGCCAACCGCCCGGCGCTCGGCAGCCCGGCGCTCGGCGGCTTCGCGGGCGTCGCGGAGGGGTCGGCCGTCCAGACGACCGGCCTCGACGAGGCCGCGGTCGCCGGAGGGCTCGGCGGCGCGTACAGCCTGGCGCTGAGCAGCGCCGGTACGGACGCGCTGTGGCTGTGGTCCTCGGAGGCCGCGGCCAACGAGGGCTCGCCGAAGCTCACGCTCACCTTCGGCGCGCCGTAG
- a CDS encoding ArsR/SmtB family transcription factor: MEPEPLTEPDAAAVAEVLQGLASPARIRILARLLHAPCSVGELAEALDLGQPTVSNHLRLLRHLDLVTGRRDGRSVIYELHDEHVVALLRQILAHVHHGGRP, translated from the coding sequence ATGGAACCGGAACCGCTCACCGAACCGGACGCCGCCGCCGTCGCCGAGGTCCTACAGGGCCTGGCCTCCCCGGCCCGGATCCGCATCCTCGCGCGCCTGCTGCACGCCCCCTGCTCGGTCGGCGAGCTGGCCGAGGCACTCGACCTCGGCCAGCCCACCGTCTCGAACCATCTGCGGCTCCTGCGCCACCTCGACCTGGTGACCGGCCGGCGCGACGGACGCAGCGTGATCTACGAACTCCACGACGAGCACGTCGTCGCCCTGCTCCGCCAGATCCTGGCGCACGTCCACCACGGCGGACGCCCGTAG
- a CDS encoding heavy metal translocating P-type ATPase, which translates to MTEAENVTTRGAATTHRHGFLGERAELVSALLALAVYLTGLTLRLTGYGGHVPQALFIAAYAFGGFFTLREALLSVRGGRFQVDFLMLVAAAGAAAIGRWEEGAVLLVLFSLGHALEGYAMGRARRSIEALGALAPRTALVRRGPGAPVEVPVEELAVGDTVVVRPHTRVPADGFVAAGAGSVDQSPITGESVPVDKVPVADRTAALADPGVIGPDSRVYAGTVNGSGALDIAVTRLAGENTLARVVKLVQDAEERTSPTQRFTERFTKFFVPGVLVLVAVLLAAGALTGEPFADTFYRAMAVLVAASPCALAIATPAAVLSAVGRAARGGVLVKGGAPLEEFGRLRTIAFDKTGTLTEGRPRLTEIEPVHTAGREELLRTAVAAQRLSDHPLAQAVVRDGAGLLQGAAASGAAPSEAANLRALVGLGIVAELDGEAVHIGSLAYADTLAGPPVPARLRDRTEELARTGRTTMLVRRGDRWLGTLGLMDAPRPEAAATVAALRGLGVRRTVMLSGDDQRVADAVGRAIGMDEVRGGLLPEDKVAEVTRLRRTARTAMIGDGVNDAPAMAGATVGVAMGAAGSAVALETADIALMSDDLRRLPFITGLSRRASRIIRQNLWLSLGIVAVLVPATALGLGIGPAVLVHEGSTLVVVANALRLLRYAD; encoded by the coding sequence ATGACTGAAGCCGAGAACGTGACCACGCGCGGTGCCGCGACCACCCACCGCCACGGATTCCTCGGAGAGCGAGCGGAGCTGGTCAGCGCACTGCTCGCCCTCGCCGTCTACCTCACGGGCCTCACCCTCCGGCTCACCGGCTACGGAGGCCACGTCCCGCAGGCCCTCTTCATCGCGGCGTACGCCTTCGGCGGGTTCTTCACCCTCCGCGAGGCCCTGCTCTCCGTACGCGGCGGCCGCTTCCAGGTCGACTTCCTCATGCTCGTCGCCGCGGCCGGCGCCGCCGCGATCGGGCGCTGGGAGGAGGGGGCCGTCCTGCTCGTCCTGTTCAGCCTCGGCCACGCCCTGGAGGGCTACGCCATGGGCCGGGCCCGCCGCTCCATCGAAGCGCTCGGCGCGCTGGCCCCGCGTACCGCCCTGGTCCGCCGGGGACCGGGCGCGCCGGTGGAGGTCCCGGTCGAGGAGCTGGCCGTCGGTGACACCGTCGTCGTCCGCCCCCACACCCGTGTCCCAGCCGACGGATTCGTCGCCGCGGGCGCCGGCAGCGTCGACCAGTCGCCCATCACGGGCGAGAGCGTGCCCGTGGACAAGGTCCCCGTCGCCGACCGGACCGCGGCCCTCGCCGACCCGGGCGTCATCGGCCCGGACAGCCGCGTCTACGCCGGCACGGTCAACGGCTCCGGCGCCCTCGACATCGCCGTCACCCGTCTCGCCGGGGAAAACACCCTGGCCAGGGTCGTCAAGCTGGTTCAGGACGCCGAGGAGCGCACCTCGCCGACCCAGCGGTTCACCGAGCGGTTCACGAAGTTCTTCGTACCGGGCGTCCTCGTACTCGTCGCCGTACTGCTCGCCGCCGGCGCGCTCACCGGCGAGCCCTTCGCCGACACCTTCTACCGCGCCATGGCGGTCCTCGTCGCCGCCAGCCCCTGCGCCCTGGCCATCGCCACCCCGGCCGCCGTGCTCAGCGCGGTGGGCCGGGCGGCGCGCGGGGGAGTCCTGGTCAAGGGAGGGGCGCCGCTGGAGGAGTTCGGCCGGCTGCGGACCATCGCCTTCGACAAGACCGGCACCCTCACCGAGGGCCGGCCCCGCCTCACCGAGATCGAGCCCGTCCACACCGCCGGGCGCGAGGAGCTGCTGCGCACCGCCGTCGCCGCGCAGCGCCTCAGCGACCACCCGCTCGCGCAGGCCGTGGTCCGGGACGGCGCCGGACTCCTCCAGGGGGCGGCGGCCTCCGGGGCCGCGCCCTCCGAGGCCGCGAACCTGCGCGCCCTCGTCGGCCTCGGCATCGTCGCCGAGCTCGACGGCGAGGCCGTACACATCGGCAGCCTCGCCTACGCCGACACCCTCGCGGGCCCGCCCGTACCGGCCCGGCTCCGCGACCGTACGGAGGAACTCGCCCGGACCGGCCGCACCACGATGCTGGTCCGCCGGGGCGACCGCTGGCTCGGCACGCTCGGCCTGATGGACGCCCCGCGCCCCGAGGCCGCCGCGACGGTGGCCGCCCTGCGCGGGCTCGGGGTGCGGCGGACCGTGATGCTGTCCGGCGACGACCAGCGGGTGGCCGACGCGGTGGGCCGCGCGATCGGCATGGACGAGGTCCGGGGCGGCCTGCTCCCCGAGGACAAGGTCGCCGAGGTGACCCGGCTGCGCCGCACGGCCCGTACGGCGATGATCGGCGACGGCGTGAACGACGCCCCGGCCATGGCCGGAGCCACCGTCGGCGTGGCGATGGGCGCGGCCGGCTCGGCCGTGGCACTGGAGACGGCGGACATCGCCCTGATGTCCGACGACCTGCGCCGGCTCCCCTTCATCACCGGCCTCAGCCGCCGCGCGAGCCGCATCATCCGCCAGAACCTCTGGCTGAGCCTCGGCATCGTGGCGGTGCTCGTCCCGGCCACCGCGCTCGGCCTCGGCATCGGCCCGGCGGTCCTGGTCCACGAGGGCTCCACCCTCGTGGTCGTCGCCAACGCGCTGCGCCTGCTGCGCTACGCCGACTGA
- a CDS encoding DUF3224 domain-containing protein, with the protein MPQTAQPTAPAQTTAPTPTTAPTQTTTPTPTTASATNSFTFKDWEEHPVGPEGVFPRLARATVTNAFTGALTAPGTTCAYTIAYTGDSHGAYTGMELVTGTVDGREGAFVLEERGTFDATGTHCDFTVVPGSGTGGLTGLGGSGSFVHRYGDTSVEYSFDYAFTAAPAATAAAAPADQSA; encoded by the coding sequence GTGCCCCAGACCGCTCAGCCCACCGCGCCCGCTCAGACGACCGCGCCCACCCCGACCACCGCGCCCACCCAGACCACCACGCCCACCCCGACCACCGCATCCGCCACCAACAGCTTCACCTTCAAGGACTGGGAGGAACACCCGGTCGGCCCGGAAGGCGTCTTCCCCCGCCTGGCCCGCGCCACGGTCACCAACGCCTTCACCGGCGCCCTCACCGCCCCGGGGACGACCTGCGCCTACACCATCGCCTACACGGGAGACAGCCACGGCGCCTACACCGGCATGGAGCTGGTCACCGGTACCGTCGACGGCCGCGAAGGCGCCTTCGTTCTCGAGGAACGCGGCACCTTCGACGCCACGGGCACCCACTGCGACTTCACCGTGGTCCCCGGATCGGGCACCGGCGGCCTGACCGGTCTCGGCGGCTCGGGCTCGTTCGTCCACCGCTACGGCGACACCTCGGTCGAGTACTCATTCGACTACGCGTTCACGGCAGCACCAGCGGCGACGGCAGCGGCCGCGCCCGCGGATCAGTCGGCGTAG
- a CDS encoding helix-turn-helix transcriptional regulator, translated as MRADRLLSLLLLLQNRGRMTAPELAAELEVSVRTVYRDVEALGASGIPVHADRGPAGGFRLVDGYRTRLTGLTDVQAGSLFLAGAPGPARDLGLGADLTAAQLKLQAALPAELADRSRRIQQRFHLDAPAWFRDADPVPHLARIAEAVWEQRILKTHYRRWRGAVHRELWPLGLVLKGGIWYLVARAAEAEAVAVADAEAEGAVRTYRVGRFLAVDTPGERFERPEGFELTAYWAESTRRMEAATRRQTAVVRLSPRARRLLPMWFGAAGVRALATAGPPDAEGWAVVELAVESDAVAVGDLLRLGAEAEVLGPPELRRALTAAVAELAGRYR; from the coding sequence ATGCGCGCCGACCGGCTCCTCTCCCTCCTCCTGCTGCTCCAGAACCGCGGCCGGATGACCGCCCCCGAACTCGCCGCCGAGCTGGAGGTCTCCGTCCGCACCGTGTACCGGGACGTCGAGGCGCTCGGCGCCTCCGGGATCCCCGTCCACGCGGACCGCGGGCCGGCGGGCGGGTTCCGCCTCGTCGACGGCTACCGGACCCGGCTCACCGGCCTCACCGACGTCCAGGCGGGCTCCCTGTTCCTCGCCGGCGCCCCCGGCCCCGCGCGGGACCTCGGCCTCGGCGCGGACCTCACCGCCGCCCAGCTGAAGCTCCAGGCCGCGCTGCCCGCGGAACTCGCCGACCGGTCCCGCCGGATCCAGCAGCGCTTCCACCTCGACGCTCCCGCCTGGTTCCGCGACGCCGACCCCGTACCGCACCTCGCGCGGATCGCCGAGGCGGTGTGGGAGCAGCGGATCCTGAAGACCCACTACCGCCGCTGGAGGGGAGCCGTCCACCGGGAGCTGTGGCCCCTCGGACTCGTCCTCAAGGGGGGCATCTGGTACCTGGTCGCCCGGGCCGCGGAGGCGGAGGCGGTGGCGGTGGCGGACGCGGAGGCCGAGGGCGCCGTGCGGACCTATCGGGTGGGGCGGTTCCTCGCCGTGGACACCCCGGGCGAACGCTTCGAACGCCCCGAGGGCTTCGAACTCACCGCGTACTGGGCGGAGTCCACCCGCCGCATGGAGGCGGCCACGCGCCGCCAGACCGCCGTCGTACGGCTCTCCCCGCGCGCCCGGCGCCTGCTGCCGATGTGGTTCGGGGCGGCGGGCGTCCGCGCCCTCGCCACCGCGGGCCCGCCCGACGCGGAGGGCTGGGCGGTCGTGGAACTCGCCGTCGAGTCCGATGCCGTGGCCGTCGGCGACCTGCTCCGCCTCGGCGCGGAGGCCGAGGTGCTCGGCCCGCCGGAGCTGCGCCGGGCCCTCACGGCCGCGGTGGCCGAACTGGCCGGGCGCTACCGGTGA
- a CDS encoding S26 family signal peptidase, whose protein sequence is MGMLEVQADRVRAGATVEFRPTGTSMVPLVHSRQRVRVAPADPALLEPGDIVLARVSGTVYLHLVTAVDAPRRRVQISNNRGRVNGWTGHDRVFGICLAVDDVPRPGAGAKVRGAPDTPAPRHRGTGLIREHP, encoded by the coding sequence ATGGGAATGCTCGAAGTCCAGGCAGACCGTGTCCGCGCGGGCGCGACCGTGGAGTTCCGGCCCACCGGCACGTCCATGGTCCCGCTCGTCCACAGTCGGCAACGCGTCCGCGTCGCCCCGGCCGATCCCGCTCTGCTCGAACCCGGAGACATCGTGCTGGCCCGGGTGTCCGGCACGGTGTACCTGCACCTCGTCACGGCCGTGGACGCCCCGCGCCGCCGGGTACAGATCTCCAACAACCGGGGCCGCGTCAACGGCTGGACCGGTCACGACCGGGTCTTCGGCATCTGCCTCGCGGTGGACGACGTCCCCCGCCCCGGGGCGGGGGCCAAGGTCCGCGGGGCGCCGGACACCCCGGCACCGCGGCACCGCGGCACCGGCCTGATCCGAGAGCACCCCTAA
- a CDS encoding adenylate kinase, with the protein MQRVLVVGISGAGKSTLARELGRLFGLPYHEMDELHFSGPGWAVSPSYVADLARIAEGDRWILDSHGPEDAREFLWRRADTVVWLDQPRRTVMRRVLVRSLRRSLLRERLFGGNRERWREWLLADHPAWWAWSQYGARRAEIGALAGDARFAPLRVVRLRSPKAAEAWLRAQRPAGRPGVT; encoded by the coding sequence ATGCAACGCGTACTCGTCGTCGGCATCAGCGGAGCCGGCAAGTCCACCCTGGCCCGGGAGTTGGGCCGGCTGTTCGGCCTGCCGTACCACGAAATGGACGAACTGCACTTCTCCGGGCCCGGGTGGGCCGTCAGCCCGTCCTACGTCGCGGACCTCGCGCGGATCGCGGAGGGCGACCGGTGGATCCTCGACTCCCACGGGCCCGAGGACGCGCGCGAGTTCCTGTGGCGGCGGGCCGACACCGTGGTGTGGCTGGACCAGCCGCGCCGGACCGTCATGCGGCGGGTGCTGGTGCGCTCCCTGCGCCGGAGCCTGCTGCGGGAGCGGTTGTTCGGGGGCAACCGCGAGCGGTGGCGGGAGTGGCTGCTCGCCGACCATCCGGCGTGGTGGGCCTGGTCCCAGTACGGGGCCCGGCGGGCGGAGATCGGCGCGCTGGCCGGTGACGCACGGTTCGCCCCGCTGCGGGTGGTCCGGCTGCGCTCCCCGAAGGCCGCCGAAGCCTGGCTGCGGGCTCAGCGCCCGGCGGGACGGCCGGGCGTCACGTAG